The Nostoc sp. 'Lobaria pulmonaria (5183) cyanobiont' DNA window CCGCGCAGAATTGCTTCAAAGTTTGGTCGGTAGCGGAAAAATACTTGCTCGAAGGTGACTTGTCCTTTCAGGGGTGGTAAAACTAGGCCAGTTCCCAGTTCAGCTTCTGGGGAGACGTTGAGAATATCACCAATGCGATCTACAGAAAGTAGCACTTGTTGAAGGTTTTGCCACAACTGTACTAAACGCAAAAGCGGGCCTGTGACTCTACCAGACAGCATTTGAAATGCAACTAGCTGTCCGATTGTGAGCTTTTGTTCGATGACTAACTTGGCACCAAACCAGAGAATCAGCATCGTGGATAAATTAGTGAGAAAGTCACCAATGTTACTACTGATATTGGAGGTGGTAGAAGCTTTAAAACCTGTGCGAATGAAGCGGGCAAATAAGCCTTCCCAGCGATCGCGGGCTACTGGTTCGGCTGCATGGGCTTTAACGGAGTGAATTCCTGTGATTGTCTCTACTAGAAACGATTGACTATCGGCACTGCGGTTAAAAGTTTCGTTGAGCCAGTTACGCAGAATTGGTGTTGCAACTATCGTTAATGTGGCAAATAGCGGCAGTACTGCTAAGGCGACAAAGGTGAGTGGCACGTTATAGTAAAACATCAATGCCAGGTACACCACAGCAAAGATGCTATCTAGAATTACAGTTAATGCTGTACCTGTGAGAAACTGACGAATTTGTTCGAGTTCCTGGACTCGTGCTATTGTGTCTCCGACGCGCCGCGACTCAAAATAAGCTAATGGCAGTCGCATCAGATGGCGAAATAGCTGTGCTGATAAACTCAAATCTAGACGACGAGCTGTATGCGTAAAGATGAATAGGCGCAGAATACCTAGTATGGACTCAAATATGGCTACGCATAAAAGTGCCAGCGCCATCACATCCAGAGTTGGTAAACTCCCCTGCACCATCACTTTATCAATCACGACTTGCGTAATTAGCGGTGTTGTTAACCCCAATAGCTGCAAGGTAAAAGATGCTAACAATACTTCTGTGAGCAATCCCTTATACTTCCAAACTGCTGGGGTAAACCAACTGAGGTTAAATTTTTCTTGCTGGGATATGAGTTCTACTTGCCACAATCGTCCATCCCAAGATGCCTCAACTATCGACTGCGGCAAGCTTTCACAAGTCCGTTCGGGATTTAGAGGGTTAGCGATAATTAAGCGATCGCCCTTAACTCCATAAGCCACCACCCAGGATGGACTCTGGGGTGAGTCAGAATTCCACAGCAATAAAGCTGGAAATGACAACTGTCGCAACTCACTCCAACTCACTTGTAACCGCCGCAATACTAACCCTAACTTTTCTGCTGCTTCCACAACCTGTTTTGGGCGTTGTCCTCTGAGTTGGCGCTGCACCCATTCCAGTTGCACAGAATTTTCTAGTTGTTGCGCCACCATTGTTAAACAGGCAGCAGCGGTATTCCAACTGGCAACAAACGGATAAATTGAAGCGATTAGATTGGCGGCTGGGAGTCCTCTTTGGGGTTGGAGGCTATGGGGGCTGGAAGTCCCGTCTGAGGGTGATGTTACTGAAGGAATGGCAGAGAAGGAAAATGTCTCCCTTTGTCCCTCCATATCTACTGGTAACACTTGCCAAAATTCTTGAATTTGTGGGTGAGAAAATTCTGCCCACAGCGCAGTATCCCAACAAACTACTACCACTTCTTTGCTAGCAGCTACAGCTTTAAAATCCGCAGACAGCTTTTGGAAGTCACCAAACCAATCCCCTGCATCTAGGGCTGCTAAAGGTTTGCCAACGCCTTCTTCTCGCAAGCGGACTTT harbors:
- a CDS encoding type I secretion system permease/ATPase yields the protein MASRENSKTDSQVTSELKILDNESLRLKVLASLPWNQPPLCWLTPEQQSRLENECQTRQYRLGEKIWSNDVGGYQFLIVAGKVRLREEGVGKPLAALDAGDWFGDFQKLSADFKAVAASKEVVVVCWDTALWAEFSHPQIQEFWQVLPVDMEGQRETFSFSAIPSVTSPSDGTSSPHSLQPQRGLPAANLIASIYPFVASWNTAAACLTMVAQQLENSVQLEWVQRQLRGQRPKQVVEAAEKLGLVLRRLQVSWSELRQLSFPALLLWNSDSPQSPSWVVAYGVKGDRLIIANPLNPERTCESLPQSIVEASWDGRLWQVELISQQEKFNLSWFTPAVWKYKGLLTEVLLASFTLQLLGLTTPLITQVVIDKVMVQGSLPTLDVMALALLCVAIFESILGILRLFIFTHTARRLDLSLSAQLFRHLMRLPLAYFESRRVGDTIARVQELEQIRQFLTGTALTVILDSIFAVVYLALMFYYNVPLTFVALAVLPLFATLTIVATPILRNWLNETFNRSADSQSFLVETITGIHSVKAHAAEPVARDRWEGLFARFIRTGFKASTTSNISSNIGDFLTNLSTMLILWFGAKLVIEQKLTIGQLVAFQMLSGRVTGPLLRLVQLWQNLQQVLLSVDRIGDILNVSPEAELGTGLVLPPLKGQVTFEQVFFRYRPNFEAILRGISFSAEPGQFVGIVGRSGSGKSTLSKLLQRLYQIESGRILIDGFDIKSADLASLRQQVSVVLQEDFLFNGSILENITLGSPDITAEQVVEAARLAVAHDFISQLPYGYETNVGERGTALSGGQRQRIALARLFLSQAPILVLDEATSALDSETEQQVLQNLQKISANRTVFLIAHRFAPLKRADLILVLEQGVIAERGTHSQLLQQKGLYWSLYQRQQANI